One genomic segment of Bacillota bacterium includes these proteins:
- the guaB gene encoding IMP dehydrogenase, whose amino-acid sequence MTDRLLGTALTFDDVLLVPAESHVLPRQADTRTRLTRELQLNIPLVSAAMDTVTESRLAIAIAREGGIGVVHKNMPVERQAAEVDKVKRSEFGVITDPFFLSPDHLVRDAVALMERYHISGVPVVEEGSGRLVGILTNRDIRFETNYERPIREVMTSEGLVTAPVGTTLEEAKQILAAHRIEKLPLVDADFHLRGLITIKDIEKARRYPSAAKDAKGRLLVAAAVGTGPAGLERAEALVRAGADALVVDSAHGHSAGVIGFVAELKRRFPDVQVIAGNVATAEGTRALIEAGADAVKVGIGPGSICTTRVVAGVGVPQLSAILECAAEASRHDVPVIADGGIKYSGDIVKAIAAGAHSVMIGSLFAGTEESPGEIEIYQGRAYKVYRGMGSLGAMRQGSSDRYFQEESSKLVPEGVEGRVPYRGPLSDMVYQLVGGLRSGMGYVGAPDIETLRTQSRFIRITNAGLRESHPHDVQITKEPPNYTLERDR is encoded by the coding sequence TCGTCAGCGCGGCCATGGACACGGTGACCGAGAGCCGGCTGGCCATCGCCATCGCCCGCGAGGGCGGCATCGGCGTCGTCCACAAGAACATGCCGGTGGAGCGGCAGGCCGCCGAGGTGGACAAGGTGAAGCGGAGCGAGTTCGGGGTGATCACCGACCCCTTCTTTCTTTCGCCCGACCACCTGGTCCGCGACGCGGTGGCGCTGATGGAGCGCTACCACATCTCCGGCGTGCCCGTGGTGGAGGAGGGCAGCGGCCGCCTCGTCGGCATCCTGACCAACCGCGATATCCGCTTCGAGACCAACTATGAGCGGCCCATCCGCGAGGTGATGACCTCGGAGGGGCTGGTCACGGCCCCGGTGGGCACCACGCTGGAGGAAGCGAAGCAGATCCTGGCCGCCCACCGCATCGAGAAGCTGCCGCTGGTGGACGCCGACTTCCACCTGCGCGGCCTCATCACCATCAAGGACATCGAGAAGGCGCGCCGCTACCCTTCGGCCGCCAAGGACGCCAAGGGCCGCCTCCTGGTGGCGGCGGCGGTGGGCACCGGCCCCGCCGGCCTGGAGCGCGCCGAGGCGCTGGTCCGCGCCGGCGCCGACGCGCTGGTGGTCGACTCGGCGCACGGCCACTCGGCGGGCGTGATCGGCTTCGTGGCCGAGCTGAAGCGGCGCTTCCCGGACGTGCAGGTGATCGCCGGCAACGTGGCCACCGCGGAGGGGACGCGGGCGCTGATCGAGGCGGGTGCCGACGCGGTCAAGGTGGGCATCGGCCCCGGCTCCATCTGCACGACGCGCGTGGTGGCGGGCGTGGGCGTGCCGCAGCTGAGCGCCATCCTGGAGTGCGCGGCGGAGGCCTCGCGCCACGACGTGCCGGTGATCGCCGACGGGGGCATCAAGTACTCGGGCGACATCGTCAAGGCCATCGCGGCCGGCGCGCACTCGGTGATGATCGGCAGCCTCTTCGCCGGTACGGAGGAGAGCCCGGGCGAGATCGAGATCTACCAGGGGCGCGCCTACAAGGTCTACCGCGGCATGGGCTCGCTGGGCGCCATGCGCCAGGGCTCCAGCGACCGCTACTTCCAGGAGGAGAGCTCCAAGCTGGTGCCGGAGGGCGTAGAGGGGCGCGTCCCCTACCGCGGGCCGCTCTCGGACATGGTCTACCAGCTGGTGGGCGGCCTGCGCTCGGGCATGGGCTACGTGGGCGCGCCGGACATCGAGACGCTGCGCACGCAGAGCCGCTTCATCCGCATCACCAACGCGGGCCTGCGCGAGTCGCACCCGCACGACGTGCAGATCACCAAGGAGCCGCCCAACTACACGCTGGAGCGCGACCGCTAG